In Alkalihalobacterium alkalinitrilicum, a genomic segment contains:
- a CDS encoding DsbA family protein, which yields MTSKENQSSCDNVRGFCGPIDEPSVSKENNCNKKPLEIYIFIDPLCPQCWAFEPILKKMQVEYGQYFKIRYFVAGSLEYWNKPNTKTVETKKLEEIARNWEMTASRTGMSCDGDLWFEDPITSPYTASIAIKAAEMQGQFAAMKFLRKLRELLFLDKKNISKENVLIECANKAGLDVEEFTKDLHSEGAVKALQCDVKMTKELGIDYSPTFVFFNDIIEDEGLKVTGFYPYEVYVEIIQQLLCFTPEPSQSITLEKFLSYYNFVATKEVAVVFNVSIIEAERMLKRLMLQQKVERVPVKYGTFWRYIGC from the coding sequence GTGACTTCAAAAGAAAATCAGTCTAGCTGTGATAACGTTCGAGGCTTTTGTGGTCCTATTGACGAACCATCCGTATCCAAAGAAAACAATTGTAATAAGAAACCGTTGGAAATCTATATTTTTATTGATCCGCTGTGCCCTCAATGTTGGGCCTTTGAGCCAATACTAAAAAAAATGCAAGTTGAATACGGACAATATTTCAAAATACGGTACTTTGTTGCTGGTTCGCTTGAGTATTGGAATAAGCCAAATACGAAAACCGTAGAAACGAAAAAACTTGAAGAAATTGCCAGAAATTGGGAAATGACAGCTAGTCGAACAGGGATGAGCTGTGATGGTGATCTTTGGTTTGAAGATCCGATCACTTCTCCTTACACCGCTTCTATCGCCATCAAAGCTGCTGAAATGCAAGGCCAGTTTGCCGCCATGAAATTTTTACGAAAGTTAAGGGAATTATTATTTTTAGATAAAAAAAATATTTCAAAAGAAAATGTATTAATTGAATGTGCAAACAAAGCTGGTTTAGACGTTGAAGAGTTTACAAAAGATCTTCATTCGGAAGGCGCCGTTAAAGCACTTCAGTGTGATGTCAAAATGACAAAAGAACTAGGAATAGATTATTCCCCTACTTTTGTATTTTTCAACGATATTATTGAGGACGAAGGATTAAAGGTAACAGGGTTTTATCCCTATGAAGTGTATGTTGAAATTATTCAACAGTTGCTGTGCTTTACACCTGAACCTTCTCAATCGATTACTCTAGAAAAGTTTTTATCTTATTATAACTTTGTAGCTACAAAAGAAGTGGCTGTCGTCTTTAATGTTTCGATTATAGAGGCTGAGAGAATGTTAAAACGCTTAATGTTACAACAAAAGGTTGAACGAGTACCTGTGAAGTATGGAACTTTTTGGAGATACATCGGTTGTTAG
- a CDS encoding globin has translation MSEHKTPYDALGGAEILSQLVDTFYDKVSHHPDLAPIFPDDLTETARKQKQFLTQFLGGPTLYSDEHGHPMLRARHMPFEITTRRASAWLACMKEAMDEVGLQGPLREQIFSRLTFTAHHMVNQPHDTE, from the coding sequence ATGTCAGAACATAAAACACCCTATGATGCATTAGGTGGAGCCGAAATTTTAAGCCAACTAGTCGATACCTTTTACGATAAAGTAAGTCACCACCCAGACCTTGCACCGATTTTTCCAGATGACTTAACTGAAACTGCAAGAAAACAAAAACAGTTCTTAACGCAATTCCTTGGAGGACCAACCTTGTATTCAGACGAACATGGTCACCCGATGTTAAGAGCTCGACATATGCCTTTTGAAATTACAACCCGTCGTGCTTCCGCTTGGTTAGCTTGCATGAAAGAAGCTATGGACGAAGTTGGATTACAAGGACCTTTACGAGAGCAGATCTTTAGTCGTTTAACTTTTACGGCTCATCATATGGTTAATCAACCGCACGATACGGAATAG
- a CDS encoding lytic transglycosylase domain-containing protein has translation MNIMMFQQIAEMNAIRQFRGTNSPTNNSPFQTLFSDFIQNEMEKNNIQLDSNQRNMDLFIHPTIQLESEKHTNPLTNGTVIPLKETGNSRVDSYKNWINDAASKYNLDPKLIASVIKHESNFNPNATSHAGAGGLMQLMPATARYLGVTNVYDPQQNIEGGAKYLRQMLDRYNGDVRLALAAYNAGPGNVDKYGGIPPFKETQNYVPKVMNTILNT, from the coding sequence ATGAACATAATGATGTTTCAACAAATTGCAGAAATGAATGCAATCCGACAGTTTCGAGGAACCAATTCCCCAACGAATAACTCCCCATTTCAAACATTATTTTCTGATTTTATCCAAAACGAAATGGAGAAGAATAATATACAACTCGACTCAAATCAACGAAATATGGATTTATTTATACATCCAACCATACAACTTGAGAGTGAAAAACATACGAACCCGCTTACAAATGGAACCGTTATTCCTTTAAAAGAAACAGGTAATTCACGGGTAGACAGTTATAAAAATTGGATTAATGACGCCGCAAGCAAATATAATTTAGATCCAAAGCTGATTGCTTCAGTCATCAAGCATGAGTCTAACTTTAACCCTAATGCTACAAGTCATGCTGGTGCGGGTGGACTAATGCAATTGATGCCTGCAACAGCCAGATACTTAGGTGTTACAAATGTATATGATCCGCAACAAAATATTGAAGGCGGTGCAAAGTATTTACGACAAATGCTCGATCGTTATAATGGGGATGTTCGTCTAGCTTTAGCTGCTTATAATGCAGGACCAGGCAATGTCGATAAATACGGTGGAATTCCTCCATTTAAAGAAACTCAAAATTACGTCCCGAAAGTGATGAACACCATTTTAAATACGTAA
- a CDS encoding CYTH domain-containing protein, which yields MGREIEIEAKNLLTKEELERLQHYFSLSDSEFISQTNHYFDTTDFALKEKKAALRIREKNNKYIMTLKQPNEVGLLETNQLVSTEEANLMLETGTIPNGDVKSDIEALKVPPAKFTYLGSLKTSRAEVQYNQQLIVLDISHYLNIVDYELEVEGTNVDTVQEEFNRILKQHNIPKRPTKNKILRFFERKQRLFL from the coding sequence ATGGGACGTGAAATAGAAATAGAGGCAAAGAATTTATTGACTAAAGAAGAACTTGAACGTTTACAACACTATTTTTCCCTATCCGATTCCGAATTTATTTCTCAAACCAACCATTATTTTGATACTACTGATTTTGCTTTAAAGGAAAAAAAGGCTGCGCTTCGAATTCGCGAAAAAAATAACAAATATATAATGACTTTAAAACAACCGAACGAAGTCGGTTTATTAGAAACTAACCAATTGGTTTCCACTGAAGAAGCTAATCTTATGCTCGAAACTGGGACCATTCCAAATGGTGATGTGAAGTCAGATATTGAGGCATTGAAAGTTCCTCCTGCAAAATTTACTTATTTAGGTTCACTAAAGACGTCTAGAGCAGAAGTACAATATAATCAACAACTTATTGTTCTAGATATTAGTCATTATTTAAACATAGTCGACTACGAATTAGAAGTCGAAGGAACTAATGTGGATACCGTACAGGAAGAATTTAACCGTATTTTAAAACAACATAACATTCCAAAGAGACCGACTAAAAATAAAATTTTACGATTTTTTGAAAGAAAACAAAGGCTGTTTTTGTGA
- a CDS encoding GTP pyrophosphokinase: MYNWDTFLIPYKQAVEELKIKFKGIREQYQKSSKHTPIEFVTGRVKPVASIIDKALRKDIPLTRIEEDMQDLAGIRIVCQFVEDINTIIEFLRLRTDFEIVEERDYINHKKESGYRSYHIVIKYPVETIAGKKQIYVELQIRTLAMNFWATIEHSLNYKYSGEIPEYYKQRLQRAAEAAFQLDEEMSQISEEVREAQRIISKKHGRINN; the protein is encoded by the coding sequence ATGTACAATTGGGATACGTTCTTAATCCCATATAAACAAGCGGTAGAAGAGCTAAAAATTAAATTTAAAGGGATCCGTGAGCAGTATCAAAAGTCTTCTAAGCATACACCGATTGAGTTTGTAACTGGAAGAGTGAAGCCTGTTGCCAGTATTATTGATAAAGCATTACGTAAAGATATACCCCTTACACGGATTGAAGAAGATATGCAAGACTTAGCAGGAATCCGTATTGTTTGTCAGTTTGTAGAAGATATTAATACTATTATTGAATTTCTTCGACTACGAACTGATTTTGAAATCGTAGAAGAACGCGATTATATAAACCATAAGAAAGAAAGTGGATACAGATCGTATCATATTGTTATAAAATATCCTGTCGAGACGATTGCAGGAAAAAAACAAATTTACGTTGAATTACAAATACGAACACTCGCCATGAACTTTTGGGCAACGATTGAACATTCTTTAAACTATAAATATAGTGGAGAAATTCCTGAGTATTATAAACAACGTTTACAACGTGCCGCCGAAGCTGCTTTTCAATTGGATGAAGAAATGTCGCAAATTAGCGAAGAAGTTAGAGAAGCCCAACGAATCATTTCAAAAAAACATGGTCGCATTAATAATTAA
- a CDS encoding NAD kinase: MNFTVTSRGDNVSNALQQRIKTYLVEFGLKYDEDKPEIVITVGGDGTLLHAFHTYKHRLEETSFVGIHTGHLGFYADWMPEEVEKLVIHIAKTPFQIVEYPLLEVVIRHYGDNKSERLLALNECTVKSPEESLVCNVEIKGEKFETFRGDGLCISTPSGSTAYNKALGGAILHPSLASIQLAEMASINNRVYRTVGSPLVLPQHHTCLLKPQNDVKLLITIDHFSWTHQQVKSIQCRVAEEKIKFARFRPFPFWKRVKESFIGD; the protein is encoded by the coding sequence ATGAATTTTACCGTGACTTCTAGAGGAGATAACGTTTCGAATGCACTTCAGCAAAGAATTAAAACATACTTAGTTGAATTCGGATTAAAATACGATGAAGATAAGCCTGAAATTGTAATTACGGTCGGTGGCGATGGGACATTACTTCATGCCTTTCATACGTACAAACACCGATTAGAAGAAACTTCATTTGTCGGTATACATACAGGACATCTAGGATTTTATGCAGACTGGATGCCCGAAGAAGTAGAAAAATTAGTCATTCATATCGCAAAAACACCATTTCAAATTGTTGAATATCCGTTGTTAGAAGTTGTAATTCGACATTATGGTGATAATAAATCTGAGCGCTTACTAGCTTTAAATGAATGTACGGTGAAAAGTCCTGAAGAATCACTCGTCTGTAACGTTGAAATTAAAGGTGAGAAGTTTGAGACGTTTCGCGGGGATGGACTTTGTATTTCAACACCATCTGGGAGTACGGCCTATAATAAAGCACTTGGTGGTGCGATCTTACATCCTTCACTTGCGTCCATTCAATTAGCTGAAATGGCGTCGATTAATAACCGAGTATATCGAACGGTAGGATCCCCACTTGTTTTACCACAGCACCATACCTGTTTATTGAAACCACAAAATGATGTGAAATTGCTTATAACAATCGATCACTTTTCCTGGACTCATCAACAGGTTAAATCGATACAGTGTCGGGTAGCTGAGGAAAAGATTAAGTTTGCAAGGTTTAGACCGTTCCCGTTTTGGAAACGTGTAAAGGAATCTTTTATTGGAGACTAG
- a CDS encoding RluA family pseudouridine synthase — MAGLQITWTVEENWEGKLLREFLKEGKKLSKRALADIKFAGGSIFVNGEFATVRKQLRLNDEVMIVFPRETRSDSILPEKIRLNILYEDNHFLVVNKPSGMPTIPSRDHLRGTLANGVLYYYDQYGIPSTFHAVNRLDKDTSGIVVIAKHRFAHDLMAKEQKTGSIHREYIAIVDGQLMSEKGTINAPIGRTSDSIIEREVRSDGQVAITHYTVLSKSEEETVVRVKLETGRTHQIRVHFAYLGHPLIGDDLYGGKRNKMMRQALHSYYCSFIHPFTLEQITMEAPVPSDMQKWMP; from the coding sequence ATGGCAGGACTACAAATCACATGGACTGTAGAAGAAAACTGGGAAGGTAAACTTCTTCGTGAGTTTTTAAAGGAAGGAAAAAAGTTATCCAAAAGAGCCCTAGCAGATATTAAATTTGCTGGTGGCTCCATTTTTGTAAATGGAGAATTTGCAACGGTCCGAAAACAATTACGACTGAACGATGAGGTAATGATTGTTTTTCCACGAGAAACAAGAAGTGATAGTATTCTACCCGAAAAAATTCGACTCAATATATTATATGAGGACAATCACTTCCTAGTTGTCAATAAACCTTCAGGTATGCCTACGATCCCATCAAGAGATCATTTACGTGGAACACTGGCAAACGGAGTATTGTATTATTATGATCAGTACGGGATTCCATCAACGTTTCATGCTGTTAATCGTCTCGACAAAGACACTTCAGGAATTGTTGTTATTGCGAAGCATCGTTTTGCCCATGATTTAATGGCAAAAGAACAAAAAACAGGTAGTATTCATCGAGAGTATATCGCCATTGTTGATGGACAATTAATGTCAGAAAAAGGGACAATTAATGCTCCAATTGGTAGAACCAGTGATAGTATTATTGAAAGAGAAGTGCGTTCCGATGGTCAAGTTGCCATCACACACTATACTGTACTTTCAAAAAGTGAGGAAGAAACAGTTGTTAGAGTTAAGCTTGAAACAGGGAGGACCCATCAAATTCGTGTCCATTTTGCGTATTTAGGACACCCATTAATAGGCGATGATTTATACGGTGGAAAGCGAAATAAAATGATGAGACAAGCATTACATAGTTATTATTGCTCTTTTATCCATCCATTTACACTAGAGCAAATTACGATGGAAGCACCAGTACCTAGCGATATGCAAAAGTGGATGCCATAA
- the prpE gene encoding bis(5'-nucleosyl)-tetraphosphatase PrpE, whose translation MSIDIIGDIHGCYDEFKQLTEELGYDWSENIPIHTDGRKLAFVGDLTDRGPHSIRVIEVVYELVHRKLAYYVPGNHCDKLYRYFLGRNVQTTHGLETTVAELEQLSRKDYNAISSKFRKLVENSNLYAVLDDGKLVIAHAGIRQDYIGRHDKKVKTFVLYGDITGEKHPDGSPVRRDWAKNYTGDAWIVYGHTPVAEPRFIHYTVNIDTGCVFGGKLTSLRYPELKTVSVSSTMPYVSEKFRTFDDTIE comes from the coding sequence ATGTCTATTGATATAATTGGTGATATTCACGGTTGCTATGATGAATTTAAACAACTAACAGAAGAGCTCGGCTATGATTGGTCAGAAAATATTCCTATTCATACTGATGGTAGAAAATTAGCCTTTGTAGGTGATTTAACGGACAGGGGACCACATTCCATCCGAGTTATTGAGGTCGTATATGAGCTCGTTCATCGAAAATTAGCCTACTACGTTCCTGGAAACCATTGTGATAAACTTTACCGCTATTTCCTCGGTCGAAACGTACAAACGACTCATGGCTTAGAAACAACAGTCGCAGAACTTGAACAGTTATCTCGTAAAGATTATAATGCAATCAGTTCAAAGTTCCGGAAACTCGTTGAAAATTCTAATCTATATGCTGTCTTAGATGATGGGAAGTTAGTGATTGCCCATGCTGGAATTAGACAAGATTATATTGGTAGGCACGATAAAAAAGTAAAAACGTTTGTCCTATACGGTGATATAACGGGTGAAAAACACCCTGATGGATCACCTGTTAGAAGAGACTGGGCCAAAAACTATACTGGAGATGCTTGGATTGTGTACGGCCATACACCAGTTGCTGAACCACGGTTTATTCATTACACCGTTAACATTGATACAGGATGTGTTTTTGGTGGTAAATTAACCTCTTTACGCTATCCTGAATTAAAAACTGTCTCTGTTTCATCAACGATGCCTTACGTTAGCGAGAAGTTCCGTACTTTTGACGATACGATCGAGTAA
- a CDS encoding cation:proton antiporter, producing the protein MLENPISNPVLIFAIAMLIFLLAPIIMARIKVPGIIGLIFAGVIIGPKGLGLLDRDPTIILLGTVGLLYIIFIAGLEIDLEGFKKYRQRSIVFGSLSFTIPFIFGTALGIILQYSVPAAILLGSLLGSHTLLAYPIASRLGIAKNKSVTTTVGGTIMTDTLALLILAIIAASMEGDLNGAFWVKMLISLGVYVAAVLIIIPYLARSFFRSMSSEGTLDYIFVMTILFITAFFATVAGLEPIIGAFLAGLALNRFILEHSPLMNRIKFVGNAIFIPFFLLSVGMLMDVRVLLSEPSAWVLAAAIVLFVQLGKFLAAWISGKLYQYSKDEIRLMFGLSVPQAAATLAATLVGFDLGLFDQATVNGVIVMILVTCMVGPYMVEKYGRKIALLEEQQPYEPSNAPERILVPLANPNSVEALLNLSFSIRGNSNEPIYPLTVAREQNGRSAEKVAEAEKMLGKALTYASGANIPVHLLTRVDPNISSGILRAIEETRITKVVIGWNGKLSTPQRIFGGVLDQLLDRTNEMVLVSMLGHPLNTTKRIVLILPSGVNHKSGYYEGIKTVKEMANQIGAKLSVLVIKDESTSYKKTFEEMKPDVSMKFANVKTWNELIENYLLMLKKDDLVIVLSARRGTIAWHPKLEELPRILAKAIPESFIILFPPEKDKVDLRGSRGTDVPRTLLPRREFGD; encoded by the coding sequence ATGCTAGAAAATCCAATTTCTAATCCAGTGTTAATTTTTGCAATTGCTATGCTAATATTCCTTTTAGCTCCCATAATTATGGCCCGAATAAAAGTTCCTGGAATTATTGGGTTAATATTTGCAGGAGTGATTATCGGCCCAAAAGGTTTAGGGCTATTAGATCGAGATCCAACAATCATATTATTAGGTACAGTAGGCCTTTTATATATTATTTTTATTGCAGGTCTAGAAATTGATTTAGAAGGCTTTAAAAAATATAGGCAACGAAGTATTGTCTTCGGTTCATTATCCTTTACTATACCATTCATCTTTGGAACAGCTCTAGGGATAATCCTTCAATACTCAGTCCCAGCAGCGATATTATTAGGATCATTGTTAGGGTCACATACTTTACTTGCGTATCCGATTGCCAGTCGATTAGGGATTGCTAAAAATAAAAGTGTAACGACAACTGTCGGTGGAACGATTATGACAGATACATTGGCACTTTTAATTCTCGCCATTATCGCTGCATCAATGGAAGGAGATTTAAACGGCGCTTTTTGGGTAAAAATGCTGATTTCATTAGGTGTTTACGTAGCGGCTGTTTTAATCATTATCCCGTATCTTGCACGATCCTTTTTTCGTTCGATGAGCAGTGAAGGGACATTAGATTATATTTTTGTTATGACAATCTTATTTATTACAGCTTTTTTTGCAACGGTTGCTGGATTAGAACCGATCATAGGTGCTTTTTTAGCTGGTCTTGCACTAAATCGATTTATTTTGGAACATAGTCCGTTAATGAACAGGATAAAATTTGTAGGTAATGCCATTTTTATTCCTTTTTTCTTGTTATCTGTCGGAATGTTAATGGATGTTCGTGTGTTATTAAGTGAACCTAGTGCTTGGGTTTTAGCTGCTGCGATTGTTTTATTTGTTCAGCTAGGAAAATTTCTAGCGGCATGGATTAGTGGTAAACTTTATCAATATTCAAAAGATGAAATTCGTCTCATGTTTGGCTTGTCCGTACCACAAGCAGCAGCGACGCTAGCAGCAACACTTGTCGGCTTTGATCTTGGGTTATTTGACCAAGCCACGGTTAACGGGGTAATTGTCATGATTCTTGTTACGTGTATGGTAGGTCCATACATGGTCGAGAAATATGGTCGGAAAATTGCTTTGTTAGAAGAACAACAGCCGTATGAACCAAGTAATGCACCTGAAAGAATATTAGTTCCATTAGCTAATCCAAATTCAGTTGAAGCATTACTCAACTTATCATTTAGCATACGTGGAAATAGTAATGAGCCAATCTATCCGCTAACGGTCGCACGCGAACAAAATGGCAGATCCGCAGAAAAGGTAGCTGAAGCCGAAAAGATGCTCGGTAAGGCACTCACCTATGCCTCGGGAGCGAATATTCCTGTTCATTTATTAACTCGTGTCGACCCCAATATATCTTCAGGCATTCTTCGAGCAATAGAAGAAACGAGAATTACAAAAGTAGTGATCGGGTGGAATGGAAAATTATCAACTCCTCAGCGCATTTTTGGCGGAGTATTAGACCAATTGCTCGATCGAACGAACGAAATGGTTTTAGTTTCTATGCTGGGCCACCCACTCAATACGACGAAAAGAATTGTCCTTATTTTACCATCAGGTGTCAATCATAAGTCAGGATATTATGAAGGTATTAAAACGGTAAAAGAAATGGCGAATCAAATAGGAGCTAAATTGTCTGTACTCGTCATTAAGGACGAAAGCACATCTTATAAAAAAACGTTTGAAGAAATGAAACCTGATGTTTCTATGAAATTTGCAAATGTAAAAACGTGGAATGAATTAATTGAAAATTACTTGTTAATGTTGAAAAAAGATGACTTAGTTATTGTCCTAAGTGCAAGAAGAGGAACAATTGCATGGCACCCTAAGTTAGAAGAACTGCCACGTATCCTTGCGAAGGCAATTCCTGAAAGCTTTATTATCTTATTTCCACCTGAAAAAGATAAAGTTGATTTACGTGGTTCAAGAGGGACAGATGTGCCAAGAACCTTACTACCAAGAAGAGAATTTGGTGATTAA
- the fabI gene encoding enoyl-ACP reductase FabI: protein MNLSLQDRTYVIMGVANKRSIAWGIAQSLSKAGARLIFTYAGERLEKNVRDLAGTLERDDFLVLPCDVTNDEEVEKTFASIKEEVGVIHGIAHCIAFANKDELEGEYLNTTRDGFLLAQNISAYSLTAVVKAARPVMTDGGSIVTLTYLGGERVVKNYNVMGVAKASLDASVKYLANDLGKDGIRVNSISAGPIRTLAAKGISGFNDVLKEIEERAPLRRTTTQEEVGDTALFLMSDLSRGITGEMIHVDCGYNILSLS from the coding sequence ATGAATTTATCATTACAAGATCGTACATATGTGATTATGGGTGTAGCTAATAAACGAAGCATTGCTTGGGGGATTGCGCAATCTCTATCGAAAGCAGGAGCGCGTTTAATTTTTACTTATGCTGGAGAACGTCTAGAGAAGAATGTTCGTGATTTAGCAGGAACATTAGAGCGAGACGATTTCTTAGTTCTTCCTTGTGATGTAACAAATGATGAGGAAGTGGAGAAAACTTTCGCTAGCATTAAAGAAGAAGTTGGAGTGATTCACGGAATCGCACACTGTATTGCTTTTGCAAACAAGGACGAACTTGAAGGCGAGTATTTAAATACAACTCGTGACGGGTTCTTGCTCGCGCAAAATATTAGTGCATATTCATTAACAGCAGTTGTGAAAGCAGCTCGCCCAGTAATGACAGATGGCGGAAGTATTGTGACGTTAACGTACCTCGGTGGAGAGCGTGTCGTGAAAAATTATAACGTCATGGGTGTAGCAAAAGCATCATTAGATGCAAGTGTGAAGTACTTAGCAAATGACTTAGGAAAAGATGGGATCCGCGTTAACTCGATTTCAGCTGGTCCAATTCGTACGTTAGCGGCAAAAGGCATTTCTGGATTTAACGATGTGTTAAAAGAAATCGAGGAGCGTGCACCACTTCGCCGTACGACTACACAAGAAGAAGTAGGAGATACTGCGTTATTCTTAATGAGTGATTTATCACGCGGGATTACAGGCGAAATGATCCATGTGGATTGTGGGTATAATATTTTGTCTTTGTCGTAA
- a CDS encoding FkbM family methyltransferase, with amino-acid sequence MNNNKYRSSKVPSIKKPVLYRKNSTDYETLKYIFYDRMFSLDEFDLEPKWIIDGGAYVGYTSVYFANEFPNAQIIAVEPDGPNFQLLKKNVKPYQNVILEQSGLWNKDTYLQVKDVGLGEWGMVVEELNKQEPGAIKATTITSLINKYKINTIDILKLNIEGAEKELFSAGYEDWLNKVKILIIELHDRIKPGCSDALFKALEPYNFGSYKKGWNNILYNKNFLDHTVT; translated from the coding sequence TTGAATAATAACAAATATAGATCTTCTAAAGTACCAAGTATTAAGAAGCCCGTTTTATATCGGAAAAATTCTACTGATTATGAAACATTAAAATATATTTTTTATGATAGGATGTTTAGCTTGGACGAGTTCGATCTTGAACCGAAATGGATTATAGATGGGGGAGCCTATGTTGGTTATACTAGTGTTTATTTTGCAAATGAATTTCCTAATGCACAGATTATTGCAGTCGAACCAGATGGACCAAATTTTCAGTTGCTAAAAAAGAATGTAAAGCCATATCAAAACGTGATCTTGGAGCAGTCAGGTCTTTGGAATAAGGACACTTATTTGCAAGTTAAAGATGTTGGATTAGGAGAGTGGGGGATGGTGGTGGAGGAACTAAATAAGCAGGAACCTGGAGCAATTAAGGCTACAACCATTACCTCATTAATCAACAAATACAAAATAAATACAATAGATATATTAAAGTTGAACATTGAAGGAGCAGAAAAAGAATTGTTTTCTGCGGGTTATGAAGATTGGCTTAATAAAGTTAAAATCCTTATTATTGAACTTCACGACCGAATCAAACCTGGATGCAGCGATGCCTTATTTAAGGCTCTTGAGCCATACAACTTCGGTTCTTATAAAAAAGGTTGGAATAATATATTATATAATAAAAACTTTCTAGATCATACAGTGACTTAA
- a CDS encoding class I SAM-dependent methyltransferase: protein MKKFSTTPVSKVFGFDRGKPIDRYYIENFLNQHKSAIHGHVLEIGENAYTRKYGTAVKKSDVLDINKTKYSTIVGDLATGKNIPASTFDCIILTQVLHVIYDIRAVIENTLNALKPGGVLLLTTTGISQYCGNDTYGDYWRFTDLSLKKLLAEVDSRNEIKVNSHGNVAVAKAFLDGLALHEIPKKVLNVHDRNYQVVITAFVQKAAI from the coding sequence ATGAAGAAATTTTCTACAACACCTGTTAGTAAGGTGTTTGGATTTGACCGTGGTAAACCTATCGACCGATATTACATTGAAAACTTCTTAAACCAGCATAAATCCGCCATTCATGGGCATGTCCTTGAAATCGGTGAAAATGCATATACACGTAAATACGGTACAGCTGTTAAAAAAAGCGACGTGCTCGACATTAATAAAACCAAATATTCAACCATTGTTGGAGATCTAGCAACTGGAAAGAACATCCCTGCTTCCACTTTTGACTGCATTATACTCACCCAAGTACTTCATGTCATTTATGATATTAGGGCTGTAATTGAAAATACATTGAACGCACTTAAACCAGGTGGGGTGTTGCTTCTAACAACTACGGGTATCAGCCAATATTGTGGCAATGATACTTATGGAGATTATTGGAGATTTACTGATCTTTCCTTAAAAAAATTACTCGCTGAAGTTGACAGCCGAAACGAAATCAAAGTAAATTCCCACGGTAATGTCGCTGTCGCAAAAGCTTTCCTCGACGGCCTTGCACTACACGAAATTCCGAAGAAAGTACTAAATGTTCATGATCGTAATTATCAGGTTGTTATAACTGCATTTGTTCAAAAGGCTGCTATATAA
- a CDS encoding glycosyltransferase family 2 protein, translating into MKVEITVLIPSYNPGRYLRKAVKSVFEQIYKHWKLIIVDDASTDNSLSTIKDYTKDPRVQVLQNRMNMGQSKTQNVGLKHVDTPFILMLDSDDWLFPNTLEILAKEAEKIPDDVALIFGNKKIIHEDKNGKIVKEEIRRFGRGFDEKYEFILANIVPYPRLYRTSALRFVGGWPTDDPYEGRYLEDQRMDHRLIEHFKFHWINELLYNYRRHTNNMSGNKDLMNEMKEWLVKDSLKRWGDHYKPVYKKMGGWIFVEKLIPKRKNLKK; encoded by the coding sequence TTGAAAGTTGAAATTACCGTTTTAATTCCATCTTACAATCCTGGGCGCTACCTTAGAAAAGCAGTAAAAAGTGTTTTTGAACAGATTTACAAGCATTGGAAGCTGATCATTGTAGATGATGCCTCAACGGACAATAGTCTTTCTACCATCAAAGATTACACAAAAGATCCCCGTGTACAAGTTTTACAAAATCGAATGAATATGGGACAGTCGAAGACTCAAAATGTCGGATTAAAACATGTTGATACCCCATTTATTCTCATGCTTGATAGTGATGATTGGCTATTTCCAAATACATTAGAAATACTTGCAAAAGAAGCTGAAAAAATCCCTGATGATGTTGCCCTTATTTTTGGAAATAAAAAAATTATTCATGAAGATAAAAATGGAAAGATTGTAAAAGAAGAGATTCGAAGGTTTGGTCGTGGTTTTGATGAAAAATACGAGTTTATTTTAGCGAATATTGTACCCTATCCTAGATTATATCGAACATCAGCATTAAGATTTGTCGGGGGATGGCCTACGGACGATCCGTATGAAGGCAGGTATTTGGAAGATCAAAGGATGGATCACCGACTGATAGAACACTTTAAATTTCATTGGATTAATGAACTGTTATATAATTACCGCCGTCATACTAACAATATGAGCGGCAATAAGGATCTGATGAATGAAATGAAAGAATGGCTTGTAAAAGATTCATTAAAACGGTGGGGCGATCATTATAAACCTGTTTATAAGAAAATGGGCGGATGGATATTTGTGGAAAAATTAATTCCCAAAAGAAAAAATCTAAAAAAATGA